CGGCGAATATAAGTTCGGCTGCTGGACGCCTGTTGAAGTCGTCATCCAGGGCGGCGGCGACGCGTTCACCGGCACCGTGCAAGTCATCACCCCCGACCCTGAAGGGGTGCCGACCTCCGTCTTCACTCCCGCCGATCGTCCCGTCGGAGTCTTCGCCGGCAAAACATCCTCAGCGCGACTCTTCATTCGCCCCGGGCAAGATGGCGCCAAGTACGAAGTTCGACTGCTCGACGAGCAGGGCCGCACGCGCACCAGTAAACAATTCATCCCCAACGCCGAACCTGGCGATGAATTCATCCCGTTTGGCAGTCCCGCGACAAGTCGCTTCATCGCGACGTTCGGGATGCAGCGCGGGCTCGGCGAACTAACTCGTTCCGACGGCAGCCAAGACAGCGCGACTGCGACCGAGGCCGTCAAAATCGACGACGCCGCTGAACTGCCGACCGAATGGTACGGCTACGAAGCGTTCGACCTCGTCGTCCTCGGCGGCGGTGATGCGGAACTCTACCGCCCGCTTACCGCCAACCCGGCTCGCATCGAAGCCCTCCGCAAGTGGGTCGAACTTGGCGGCCGGCTCGTCATCTTTTGCGGCGGCAACGCTCCCGAATTGATCGGGCCCGACGGCCCGCTGGCGACGTTCGTGCCGGGCCGTTTCGACGACATGTCGACACTCCGCGAGGCTCAGCCAATCGAAGGCTTCGCCGTCGCGAACGAATCGATCCCCGGCGGCGCGAACCTGCGGTTGCAGACACCGCGCATCGTCGATGTTGAGGGCCGTATCCTCGCCTTCTCCGGCCAGAATTCCAGCGACCTACCGCTCGTGATTCGCGCTCGACGCGGCCTGGGCGAGGTGACATTCGTCGCGTTCGATCCCGACGTCGCGCCGCTAAGCGATTGGGGCGGGCGGACCAACCTCCTCCGCCAAGCCCTCCAGTGGCCCTCCGCCGAAACATCGACGAACCAGTACGGCTATCAAGACGACATGACCGATCGCCTCCGTCGCGCTCTCGACGCATCGTTCGAAGGCGTCACCACGGCGCCGTTCGGTTTGGTGGCGCTGCTGGTGATCGGGTACATCTTGCTCATCGGCCCCGGCGACTACTTCCTGGTGAAGAACCTGCTGCGGCGGATGGAATTGACGTGGATCACGTTCCCGCTGATGGTCGTCGGCGTCTCCTTCGCCGCGTACTGGGCCGCTCACTGGATGAAAGGCAACAGCCTCCGCGTCAATCAAGTCGAGTTCGTCGACGTCGACGTTGCCAATGGCGCCGCGCGCGGCACCGTCTACACCCACTTCTTCAGCCCCCGTGTCGAACGCTACAACCTGTCCCTAGCGTCCTCCTTCGCAAAGAAACCAATCAGCGAGCCGGGTCGTCCCGACCTCGGCGCCGGCGATCCCTCCCTAGTCGCCTGGCTAGGCGCCACCGGCTACGGCCTCGACGGCATGCGCAGCAGCGGCGCTCAAGCCACCCTCTTCGAGAGCGGCTATGCCTTCAACCCGCCGCTCACCGAAATGAACGGCCTCCCGGTTCAGGAGTGGTCGACGCGAACGCTCATCGGTCGCTGGACCGGCGCACTCGACGAACCAATCGTCGCCGAACTTCGCAGCCTCGACGACGACCTAGTCGCGGGCCATCTCACCAACCGCACCGGCGTCGCGCTAACCGATTGCGTGCTGATGCATGGCCGCTACGCCTACGCCCTGCCCGATCTCGCCGACGGCGCGGTCGCGACGATCGACGATACGATCCAACCGACGCAAGTTCGCACCGCCCTGCTGAAAGTCTCCGGCAAACAAACCGCGAGCCAACCCGGCAGCGGTCCGATCACGCTCGACGTCAACGGCATCGACGTCAACGAACTCGCCGTGGCGATGATGTTCTACAACGCCCTCGGCGGAGAAAGTTACGCCCAGGGCCCGAACCGCTACCAGCCGTTCCTCGACATGACGAAACTCCTTGCCGGCAAGCAAGCGATCCTGCTCGCCCGCGGCGTCGACGACCCCGGCTCGAACTGGAAAAACGGCGACCTCCCCCTCGCCAGCGACCACGACCGCCGCTGGGTGTACTATCGGTTTGTGATTCCGTTGGAAGAGGAAGATGAGTAGCGAGTTACGAGCCGCGAGTTTCGAGTGAATGAACTTTCGCTCGACGCTCCGACCGCTAACCCGTCGCTCGCAACTCGAAACTCCTAACTCGCAACTCTCCCATGATCGAAGCCCGCGACCTCACCAAAAAGTACGGCGACCTCTACGCGATCCATAAGATCGACCTGAAGCTCGAACGCGGCGACGTGTTCGGCTTCATCGGTCCGAACGGCGCCGGCAAGACGACGACGATGCGAATCCTTGCGACGCTCCTCAACCCCACCTGGGGCGAAGCGTACGTCGGCGGCTATTCGATCTACTCGAAGCCGAAGGAAATTCGCCGCATCATCGGCTACATGCCCGACTTCTTCGGCGTGTACGACAACATGAAGGTGATCGAGTACCTCGAGTTCTTCGCCGCGGCCTATCGCATTAAAGGCGCCGCGCGGCGGAAGATCTGCGACGAGGTGCTCGAACTCGTCGACCTCGGCTACAAACGCGAAGCCCTCGTTACCAGCCTCTCGCGCGGCATGACGCAGCGTCTCGGCCTCGCCCGCGTGCTGCTCCACGACCCGCAGGTGCTTCTGCTCGACGAACCAGCCAGCGGCCTCGATCCGCGGGCTCGCATCGAAATCCGCGGCCTGCTCAAAGAGCTCC
This sequence is a window from Lacipirellula parvula. Protein-coding genes within it:
- a CDS encoding ABC transporter ATP-binding protein, which produces MIEARDLTKKYGDLYAIHKIDLKLERGDVFGFIGPNGAGKTTTMRILATLLNPTWGEAYVGGYSIYSKPKEIRRIIGYMPDFFGVYDNMKVIEYLEFFAAAYRIKGAARRKICDEVLELVDLGYKREALVTSLSRGMTQRLGLARVLLHDPQVLLLDEPASGLDPRARIEIRGLLKELRNMGKTIMVSSHILPELADICNKVGIIERGELHYNDTVDELMKLVRQQTVLRIGIAGDSDPAARLIEQASYVEKVEAHDGQLRVTLTAGEHDYSELSQALVAAGHRLTRLTEEEINLETAFMALTKGITS